The following nucleotide sequence is from Pseudarthrobacter psychrotolerans.
CGTGCATAGAACTTGGGAGTGATGGCGCCGATCCTGGAACCGACGAGCGGCAGGGTGGCCTCAATGACGGGGCGGGATTTGTCCGAGAGCATGTGTACTCCTGCGATAGGGGACCGGGTTTCGTCCGGTCAATATGAATACTGACATTTGAAATGCGTATATTCGTACCTCAAGTTCTACACCTCGTAGAAGTTGGAATCAAATCGGTGGGGATGTGGGCGCGGCGCCTGGCTACAGGCCGGGGCGCATGCCGATCATCTGGAACACGGGTGTCATCTGCCGGGAGCCTGGAAGCTCGGCCACAACCATCGCATCAAGTTCCCGGTAAAACGCTTCACGGGCGCGGGCCAGCGCGGCACGAAGCCTGCATTCATGGATCAGTGGGCAGTTGCCGCCCGGAGCGACACAGTCTGCGGCGTCCGTCCGCGTGTCCAGGGCCCGAAGGACCTGGCCCACTGTTGCCCGGCGGCCAGCGGAACTGAGCCGGGATCCGCCCGACCTGCCACGTTCTACCTCGATCAGGCCCAGGGCCCGCAGCTTGGCCATCGCCTTGCTGACGTGGTTGTACGGAGTGTCCACGGCATCGGCGATGTTTTGCGTGGTCAGGAGGGTCGCCTCGGGCGCGGCGGCCAGAACCATAAGCGCCCGGAGGCTGACGTCTGCGAAGGCGTTGATTTTCATGGCAACCGGGGTGCGGTCTAGTCCGCCCAGACGGTGGGTTCGCTGGTGTCAGCGGCGAGCTGGCCAAACTCCCACTCGTGGGTCCCGGTGTTGGCAGCATAGGGGAGGACCGCGGCGAAAACTGATCCGTCGCGGTGTTCAGCAGCTACATGGATGGCATCTGTTTCTTCCTCGACCAAGAGGATGTCGCAGACAATTGCGGCTGCCCGGAAATCAGCCCGGTTCTGCCGCAGCAGTTCGGTGAGGTCGCTGATCATCGTGTCCGCGTCGAAGTCGCCGTCGGAGCCATCCTGGGCATCAGCCGGTGTGACGGCTACGAGGCGGACTTCGCCGTCGTTCTCCACCACCAGTGCGAACGGCAGGAAGCCGCCGTTTCGCTCGAGCTGTTCCTGGGCCGCGCAGACGCCTGTGCCCAGCAGGTTTTCCAGGTCCGTGGCTGAGGCCTCCGGAACGGAATCCCGCCAGGAAACCACCGCAGCCGGGCCGTCTGTGGCTTCGCGGGCCACTTCCGGCTTAGCGCCTGACATTGGAGAGCACGCGGTCGCGGACGCGTTCCATCATGGCCCGGTCCGTTGCTTCCACGTTCAGGCGGAG
It contains:
- a CDS encoding Rrf2 family transcriptional regulator; this encodes MKINAFADVSLRALMVLAAAPEATLLTTQNIADAVDTPYNHVSKAMAKLRALGLIEVERGRSGGSRLSSAGRRATVGQVLRALDTRTDAADCVAPGGNCPLIHECRLRAALARAREAFYRELDAMVVAELPGSRQMTPVFQMIGMRPGL